One window from the genome of Candidatus Atribacteria bacterium ADurb.Bin276 encodes:
- the murAA gene encoding UDP-N-acetylglucosamine 1-carboxyvinyltransferase 1 has product MFPELKGVWMKGRVGVEKFVINGGNPLSGIVEIGGSKNAALPILAATLLSETPSIIRNIPDLLDVNTMILVLQGLGVRIEKLAEGTYQIFPDSLIKSDAPYELIRKMRASFLVTGPLITRLKRAQVPLPGGCAIGSRPIDLHIKGFLHLGVQVSMHSGYVEAWTDQLHPGEIYLDFPSVGATENIMMLASVIPGDTVIANAAREPEVTDLANFLMAMGAKIDGVGTDTIIIHGTPKLYGCDYSIINDRIEAGTFCVAAAITGGNVEVKGVNHIAMRSIITKLEEIGAKISKVSEDSLFISMKERPQATDIKTMPYPGFPTDMQAQFMTLLCLADGVSVITETVFENRFAHVGELERMGVNIKVEGRSAVVVGVEKLTGTQVTASDLRAGAALVLAGLAAEGTTDVYGISHVDRGYANLEKKLLKLGASIKRVYE; this is encoded by the coding sequence ATGTTTCCGGAATTAAAAGGCGTCTGGATGAAAGGGAGAGTAGGCGTGGAAAAGTTTGTAATTAATGGAGGGAATCCTTTATCAGGTATAGTAGAAATTGGTGGTTCTAAAAATGCAGCACTTCCTATTCTTGCCGCTACTCTTTTAAGTGAGACACCTTCCATTATTAGAAATATTCCTGATTTATTAGATGTAAATACCATGATTTTGGTTCTTCAAGGTTTAGGAGTCAGAATCGAGAAGTTGGCAGAAGGAACCTATCAAATTTTCCCTGACTCTCTCATTAAATCAGATGCTCCCTACGAATTAATACGAAAAATGAGAGCTTCTTTTTTAGTCACCGGTCCACTTATCACCAGATTAAAAAGAGCTCAAGTTCCGCTTCCAGGTGGATGTGCAATTGGTTCAAGACCTATAGACCTTCATATAAAAGGATTTCTTCATTTGGGGGTTCAAGTATCGATGCATTCGGGGTATGTCGAAGCTTGGACGGATCAATTACACCCCGGTGAAATATACTTAGATTTTCCAAGTGTAGGTGCAACTGAGAATATAATGATGCTGGCTTCGGTTATTCCAGGCGATACGGTGATAGCCAATGCAGCCAGAGAGCCGGAAGTTACTGATCTGGCAAACTTTCTGATGGCGATGGGTGCAAAAATCGACGGAGTTGGAACCGATACCATTATTATACATGGAACTCCTAAATTATATGGTTGTGATTATTCAATCATTAACGACCGAATTGAAGCAGGAACATTTTGTGTTGCAGCTGCTATTACTGGTGGAAATGTGGAAGTTAAGGGAGTTAATCATATTGCCATGCGTTCTATTATTACCAAATTGGAAGAAATCGGCGCCAAAATTTCCAAGGTATCGGAAGATAGCCTATTTATTTCTATGAAAGAAAGACCTCAGGCAACGGATATTAAAACTATGCCGTATCCCGGTTTCCCCACTGATATGCAAGCGCAATTTATGACCCTTCTCTGTTTAGCTGATGGGGTTAGTGTAATTACCGAAACAGTTTTTGAGAATCGGTTTGCCCATGTGGGAGAACTGGAAAGAATGGGAGTGAATATAAAAGTTGAGGGGAGAAGTGCAGTGGTAGTTGGTGTGGAAAAACTTACTGGAACTCAGGTTACCGCCTCTGATTTGCGAGCAGGCGCTGCACTGGTTTTAGCAGGCTTAGCAGCAGAGGGAACGACTGATGTTTATGGTATTTCTCATGTTGATCGAGGATATGCGAATTTGGAAAAGAAGCTTCTTAAACTTGGTGCCTCGATAAAGAGGGTTTACGAATAA